Genomic segment of Mesotoga sp. UBA6090:
CTCATCTGACCACCTTTAGAATGAAACTTTCCTTTGATGAGCCGGCAAGAGCGTTGAGAAGTACGTTGATTGACTTGATTGTCCTCCCATCCTTTCCAATAATCTGGCCAACATCTTCTTCTGAGGCACCAATTTCGAAGACCGTGTTCCCATTTTCATCGACAGCCTCTGAAACGGTTATCTGATCGGGTTCTCTAACTATTCCCTTCAGAATGA
This window contains:
- a CDS encoding KH domain-containing protein, which translates into the protein MREVLELILKGIVREPDQITVSEAVDENGNTVFEIGASEEDVGQIIGKDGRTIKSINVLLNALAGSSKESFILKVVR